The segment CATGGTCTATATGTAACATATAAATACCATAACATGTCATGGTCAGTGGAGAACTGTACAAAAATTGTGTTTCATCACAATTACTAGCTGTGTTGTAAatggaaggtttttataaggggtggagctgtagctctctgatctgtcccaatatttctcagagagctacagatctgcagctacaCAAGACAGCTGAAATTATTCAATTCAGTCCACTGTAGAAATTTGGGGATTTACTAGTTAGTGTGTTTGCACCTGTGTTATACCAAATTAGGAAACAATGCGTTGTTGACTGAATAGAATAATGCAATAGCTGATTGTGATGAAGAATTCAGTGAATGACTTGTTCAGAGCGGTCACAGTGATGTTAGAGTGGTTATATGCCTATATATGTGTACAATGCATGATTCAGTGAATGACTTGTTGGAGCAGTCACAGTGATCTTAGAGTGGTTATATGCCTATATATGTGTACAATGCATGATTCCCATTTTAGGACTCTCTAGGAGAGAAGGTCAGCCAGCTGACAGAATGGAACAACAAGAAAGCAGTCATCCGAATGAATGGAGATAAATTCAGACAGTATGTGAAAACAGCTCCCCGGAATTACTCAGTAGTGGTCATGCTGACTGCCCTCCAACCCCAGAGACAGTGCTCCGTGTGCAGGTAATTCTACCATGGAAGAACCCTTGCAAAGTTGATAAGATGGGGGCACATTTAAaagtggcaagaaatgaaatatacagcattcATGATGTTCATCTGTCATAGTCAAAACATTTAACATCACAGTGCGACGGGCAGATGCAAACTCTGTGCGGTTTGATAAGATCTAAGCTTATTGCCGAGCATGGGTGGGAACATTTTTTTCAGCATGGACTCccttgttatatacatgtatacttaataATTCTTTATTGCGAAAGATATACATCTTatagcattataacaaaattgaacatgCATAATAATtacaacaaaactgaaaataaacattcaatTGATACAAATACACTGTGTTCTTAAAAAAATCAACTTTACAAATAtgcttttaaaaattcaattcaacCACACATTTGACCCATATACTCATTAAAAACCACGCATGTGACCCGTATactcattaattgaatttttaaaagttgatctTGCGCCTGAAATGGAAGCTAAAAGTTGATTAAAATCAGGAACAGCAGTTTTTGCAAGCCTATTACCTGCTCATTGTTTTATGATCAGCTAGATGGCTTACTGataattatgttccccttgGTTTTAATTCCTTATAGACCTCATCCTTTCGTTTTGAATACGTTTTACcaaatgtttaacattataacaggaccacaatgtaaactagtcatttgtactaattgtgctatcctgtctaaattaaagaatttattattataattcattaatgcaATAATAGTAAAACTGAGTGAGTGGATTGAAAATCAACATAGAAATTGGAATTTCAATCCCATGTTTTCAAGGGAGTCAATGTTCGCACCTGTGCACAGTGATAAGCTTAGATCTTTTCAATCCACGCTGCGTTAATTAGCATCTGTCCATCGCactgtgacgtcaaatgttttgactgtaacGGATGAACATCACAAatactgtatatttcatttcttgccacttAATGTGCCCCCGTCTTAATGTGCAGATGAGAAACTATTAACAAGTCTTAAAATGGTGTACAAAAGcatgatatatttatatacaaactGTGATTAAACATGagttggtatatacatgtaaaagacATGAATCAGGGTATAAATACAAGATGATGTAGTTAAACATGATTCAATTCTAAATAACATATATGGAAGCGTGGTCACTGAATGGTAACCTACACCATACTTTATTGCAGCCATCAAATATTAGTGCTAAAAACACAAAGTAATCAACAGATGGAAAATCCAATAGGATTTTTGAGGAATTATTCATTGAAACACTTTAATATGATTGTTAAGGCATATTATTGCTATGTTACCATTATTTCAACTTTGGCTTATCATATGCTACCTGTCATCACTAATGAATGATGTAACATTTGGTCGCAGCTTCGCAGGTGAAAAATGCAACTAAATACTATAGATTCCTAATATTGTGCGAATACTTATAAATCAGGTGTTTCTACCTGTAAGGACTAATGTTGTAGTGTTTATTGATCTACCAACCAACAAATGTTAAGTATTGATTACAATGTACATTGTCCCAGCATAACACCAGTGAATACAACAGATTGTTCTTGATGAATGAAAATCCTTACATCGATATTTATCACATagaataaattacaaaatatagatCTTAATGTAGGATTGTGAAACTGATAGCTTGCTCAAAGATTTTCACCTCCTTGATAATCTATGATACATGGACTATCTTTATTGCAGAAAATAATTTGTCAAAACTTCACTTTAATTTTGGCCTTTTTACAGGGCCAATTTTAATCCTTTGTGGGCCTACTTCTTTGTGAAATTCAGAACACCAGGGCATTGTGGGACCTGTCCTAAATTTAGCCTTTACCTTTCAGACACGCTAAGAGCATTGTGGAAGCTCAATGTCTCAGATTTTATGTTTACCTTTCAAACAAGCAAACGACGAGTACACGATTCTGGCTAATTCCTTTTTATCTTTATGTTTCAGACAAACTAATGATGAGTACACGATTCTGGCTAATTCCTGTTCATGTGTATGTTTCAGACAAGCTAATGACGAGTACACAATTCTGGCTAATTCCTGTTTATGTTTATGTTTCAGACAAGCTAATGATGAGTACACAATTCTGGCTAATTCCTGGCGGTACTACCAGCAGTATTCTAACAAGCTGTTTTTTGCTATGGTGGACTATGATGAAGGCTCGGATGTGTTCTCTGCAGTAAGTGATGGGAATGTACATCTTAGGATTTAAAACATACACTAAAACTGGTTCATATGGAATAAGGCACACTTAGACTGGTTCATAAGGAATAACACACACTAAAACGGGTtcttaaaggacatatctcatgtttttaaagtatacaatattacatgcattttgtcttctttatgcttatactaattaattctaatagtttgttcgccgaaattttgcgataattaaccacaatacagacttaaatctaagccccgatttcaaaaagtcaagttaattaggtaggtagtcacgtggtacagtgacgtcaaatgcacccttcggattgtgaaagtactgcgagatattattaaaaactcaactattaggggcctaattaatttaccatgggcaacatttaaatcgatgttgataaattgtccgagttttatatgtgttcgccaccagtgcacacatataacgatgtaaatacccaaatatagcgagtaaagcgtgtatgaaatcggtaaaattgtgagtaaataatgtttatatgggtcgctgtctataaactgtttggggatgttattcctttatacatctgtgattggcgctgtttttctaaaataaacagtgcaatcattatttatttttggattagacaaattatgatacgttaaattgttgacaactaggccctatgccaagctattgtcacgcgtgcatttcggaaagaaagaaaaagacaacacacacacaaatcataaaaatattcaaatttaaagtggtaatcacattattttattttgataaagcaatcttattactatttttgaattgtgatctgcacgtctgtaggaagtacgaagtgggagcatggcgttatagcctactgacacactcaagatgctacgagttcaataaagaaataattttataattcaatttaaagttaggaaatacaatattctattatttgtataattaaaagttcaattattttgtatctttattttttgttgttgtaaatctaccagttggtagaagttacattgtacagtgttgtatcgtcgatatatgttgttacaaggtgaaggtcagttgatccgagtgtgtattgaatttgaagagcaaaacagaatgtatgctataggcctaccagtgcttatagcttcgatatatccattttctcgcagtttatcagggtctctgtccaagcgatgtttgaaaaagtgactgggtgtgttttttaaggtaaagttcttgctccaacaaaaaaattatccacgtcttttttctcataccttccttcgaaaaattgaaaaatactcagtctaaatcctttctaccgacaactagtacacccgagcatggcacaaaacatcttaatgcattattatttacaagccgttaacgtgacaattagttttttgtcgattaaatctaatctgtttatgaaatgactaATAGATggtttcaaacccgagggcgcatatgacgtcacacaaaatggcgcgtaaactagcaaaagaaaatatgcatatcgcaagatttgaatttcatcgctttcaaactcgaaaactacgcaaaatatttcatttaaaacacatttaaagtagttttaggcataaaaagagttaattttgctgaaaaaatgaaaaagtttagaaacatgtgttgtgtcctttaaggagTAATGCACACTAAAACGGGTTTGTAAGGAATAATGCTCACTAAAACAGGTTTGTAAGGAATAATGCTCACTAAAACTGGTTCTTAAGGAATAACGCACACTGGTTCATAAGGAGTAACGCACACTAAAACTGGTTCATAAGGTTTACGCACACTAAAACTGGTTCATAAGGAGTAACGCACACTAAAACTGGTTCATGAGGAATAACGCACACTAAAACTGGTTCATAAGGAATAACACACACTAAAACTGGTTCAAAAGGAATGTTGCCCTAAcaatatcttcattttattgaaaaaatatgatttttatatgtataaataaataaaggtgatgtacaaatatattaattatttttttcaaatattaacAATACAATGTGCATGTGTATTATGTATATTGTCTGCTATAGAGATAAATATATCAAGCCTATTCTTATTTATATGTACCGGTATAAAGTATAATGAACTTccctttatacatgtatattgatacaAGGAATCTTGTTTATTTGGTTGTATGTGATCATTTAAGTGTAGGTAGCACCAGGAGTTTGTCATGGGCAAGGTATTATATATCTAAGGAGTTGTATTACTTTTCTAGATGAAGCTCAACACAGCTCCAGTTTTTATGCATTTTCCCGCTAAAAACAAGCCCAAGAAAGGGGACACCATGGACATTCAcaggtttgtttgtaaacacaaGTAATACAACCTCCATTCATCCACACACCAGTGCTTGCTCCTCACATATCAAGATGTCCTGCAGCCTTCAAGACAGTTACACATTTTTTTGACATTAGTTCAATTATTTTCCTCCACTACTTGTACAAATTAGGCTTTAGAGAATAAACTGTGTTGTAAATGATGTATGCATATTCAAAATCAAGTGATACATCTTATGTTATGatagaaatgaaatacaaatatatagtacaATAGAATTAAGGGTATTTATTACTTTGTCGATGGTCTATAGTAAATCAGTGAGGTCTATTTGAAACTAATCATCTCTAGTCTATACTACAGCCCTTTGTTTTTACAGAGTTGGATTTTCTGCTGAACAGATTGCTAAGTGGGTCGCTGAGAGAACAGACATAAATGTAAGCTGCAGAATGCTGTGCTAAACATTTCAGAATCTGTATTTATTAAAAGATAACAATGATACAAGGATAGTAAATTAATACTGAAGTATAGAAAATAAGTCCAGAATTTGTTACAGATACATAAAGAGTGAAGAGTTATCAATCTTCTCTTTAGATGGGAAGCACACTTAGTAGTTTGAAAGTTGTATAGCACTCATACCTGTAGATGTGTACTGTACCTTAATCAGAGTGTTCTAAGTACAGTCTaatccacttatattgaagtcacttatattgaattatctgTTATACTGAAGTAAAAATATCCCCAGTAACATTATATAGTTCAACATCTGTTATTTTAAACTTAGAATATAATTAACAATTTAGGTCAGTCCtctgaatttcaatatttctGGAGTAGACTGTACATTTTAGGTCGGTCCtctgaatttcaatatttctGGAGTAGACTGTACATTTTAGGTTGGTCCTCTGAATTTCAATATCTCTGGAGTAGACTGTACATTTTGTATACAGTTTAATCTCTCTGTAAAAACGGTGTCTTCTTTTCCTCCAGATCCGGGTGTTCAGACCCCCGAACTACTCGGGGACCATGGCTTTGGCCCTGCTGTTTGCACTCATCGGAGGACTCCTGTACTTGAAGAGGAACAACCTAGAATTTCTGTACAATAAAACTGTGTGGGGAGTTTTAGCCTTGGTATGTAATTCAGAATTTCTGTACGTCGGATTTTATGTCACATTTAACGGTCAatgttttcataacatgatGTGGTGTTTACTTCATATTTCAGTTTGTGATTTTCGCCATGACTTCCGGGCAGATGTGGAACCACATTAGAGGACCACCTGTGATGCACAAAAACCCATCCACTGGACAGATTGTATGTACAAAGTCATCGGTGACGGTCAAGTTTCTAATCTGGAATTTCCTGAATTATTGAATCAAGTTttgtgggggttttttttggcaTGATGAAAATTAACAAGGATAAACTTCTATTTCACAACTTTTGTAAGAAGCGATGTTTGAAGGCAATTTCTAGGCAATAGTGTGAAAGACTAATTTGCTTGGTGCTCAAAACTTTTCAGCAAGTGTGAAGTATACAaacttcatatacatgtatgattcaATACTTCTGTCAGTTGAATCTCTCAACTAAAATTGCCCACTGAAATCAATATACCTCTGAATAATCCTCATTTAATGCGAATTTTAAAGGTATTAATTTACCAAAAGAAGAATAGTTTTGTAATGATGAAATATTAGTGTGTCAATTTAAAAAAGTTGTGCTTTTAAAACAATGTTTGTATGGTGATTGCATgacttttttttctatttctacaGAATTACATTCATGGCAGCAGCCAGGGGCAGTTTATTGCAGAAACTTACATAGTGTTTTTCTTAAGTATCCTTACTAACAACAAGGGCTGTCCATGGTAAAGGTTTTCTATTGGGTTGCTTGGTTTACTGTAAAATCACCTATCAACGTGGGGTAAAATTTTCATGGTTCAAGTAAAAATATCTTGTTTGTGGGGGGTATTGATTTCGTAGATAAAGAGTTTTAATTCATATTCTCCTGGGTTTGAACTCGTGGAAGTGTCAGTAACACAAATACAACAGAAATCAAACCGCGATGaaaatttgtgattttgcagTGTGTGGTTGATCTTTTTTATATACTTTTATCCTGTGCACAAGATAATGACTATTTTTAGCTTTGACACCTGAGCTACATGTAGCAACACAGGAGGaagagtttttctgatcaaatttCCAACAATGGTCATCTGTCagtaaatatgatatttcaacAAGTTAGAGGTCGTTTTTAGTTACAGTAAAGGGatttcaattaattttgtatattcttTTGTATATTCCTGTACATGTCccgtatatacatgtgtatgtaaactcacaggggggggggggggggggggggggtgtgtgtgggGTGGGAGTAATTATGCACACAAACACTAGGTATATAAACTCATAATGGGGAGGGGTAATTATTAAATCGTGATGAATGGATTGAGGCCTTCCCATGAGTTGTAGTTGAAAAAAAAGCAACAtgctaatgattgtttttatatgcccgtctttagatgggacgtattgtggtacagtgatgtctgtccgtccgtccgtttgtccgtccgtccgttcggggttttctctttataatttcatttccctttcacatatcatgctgaaacttgctgtgtagcttctttgtgggtcactctaaatcatactgcaattttgatccatttctaccttttttccaggagtttttcccctttatttatttttagaagatgaccactattgattttgagatcacatggtcaaaggtcaagggtcaaactggacataagaatataatgtccgctcaatatcttgagaaccctttgcttgacagacatcaaacttagtacactggtatatcttcaggagaagatgactcctattgatttgaggtcacatgatcaaaggtcaagggtcaaactagacatggaaatatactgtctgctcagtatcttgagaacccttttcttgacagacatccatcttggtacactgatacgtcttcaggagaagatgaccccgattgattttgagatcacatggtcaaaggtcagggtcaaactggacataggaatatactgtacgttcaatatcttgagaaccctttgcttgacagacatcaaacttagtacactggtacatcttcaggagaaaatgacctctaatgattttgaggtcacatgtttaaaggtcaagggtcaacctggacattggaatatactgtccactcaatatcttgataacccttttgcttgacagacatcaaacttagtacactggtacatcttcaggagaagaatacccatattgattttgaggtcaaaagtcagttgttgaactggacatagtaatatattgtctcctatattttaagaattatttgcttgattgacaccaaacttggtacactggtacagcataaggagtagatgacccctattgatttttaggtcacatggtcaattcactcttgacataggaagatattgtctgctcagtattttgaattgatgatactactatcaattaaatgatgtgtgtgtataacccttttcaattttgcaccatgggggggaattacaggttgttaaacttagtctatttggaaattgatattctatggagggtacataatttgtccgccctactcctcccccagttttcaagtgaggacctcttattttgtggagtgtttgtatgggtattgaagatgtgcatctggggaaggattttgattttcttccatttttgaaaaaattacaggttgttgaacttggtccattttgaagaaatttagatttttaagccaagaccctttgttcatatgaaagtttgtcacagcctcatgatgactgataatacctgaagcaaagttatacaaattatagcacaagaaaaacaccctatgtaagcatttcaagggcgtattatgtaccgtttgcggtactcttgttttatTTGGTGTAGATTCATTCTGTAGTTTGTGTAAGTCATTGCTCTGAAGCCACAGTAGAAATGTTAAGTGCTGCCTACTTTAAGAGCCATTAGATACTGATGTAGTGAAGAATCTTGTAAAATGTTCTGCTCAAAAGTCAGGCCTCCTCATGTAGCTGAGATTTAATTTGCCAGTTTTATAAGACAGTGTGtctattttatgttttaaagctTCAATGTACAAGGCAAAGAAAGGAttttgaaaaaaggcaaaaGTATTACTCAAATGTTTGCATTCAGTTTGatcgtgtatacatgtatattttaaatcctccatgtatatttgaaagagAAGGTGAACAATGTGACCCTTTGGcctttgttttcattgttttgaattttaaagACTCATTACTGAAAAGATCTGCAGTGTTTAAGTGGAGGCAAGGTAGTCCTGTACCACTATTTGAAATCTTCTAAGGAATTTGATGTTTTGAATTGTAGAGATTTATTGATGATGTGCAGGATTCTCAGACCTGGGCAGAGAGTTACATTGTGTATGCTTACTGTATCTTTGTTCCTTCACTTTTTAAGCCTCTTACTCTCAGACTTAATCAGGTTTATTGTCACCTGCAGAACATAGCTACACTTAGGGATTACTTTGTCCATAGTCCATCTGTTCTTGTCACTTCCTACAACTTCATAATCGTGCAAGGTGGAGTTTCATATTATGTTCCGTAATGTTTCTGATCTGTTGATTTTTTATACTCGGCCATTTCACTATTTTTACTTAGAATCAAATCTTGGTCTCGATTTTTGATTGGGCTCATCATTAAGGGTGGGTGTAAAAGTAGTGTGGGACGTGTTTCCAGGACTTACATTGTAGGTACCACAATTTGTCTGGTTTTCTGTAAGTGATGGGAATGtgttaaacttttcatttaTAATGTCTTTTCTGACATTGCAGTTTGTACCCATTGCAGTCATATTTGAATTTTCCGCAGGGGCCATGCTGCAGTCATAATTGAATTTTCTGCGGGGCCATGACACAAATTCTTAATACCACTTGTTATTACATATCAACTGATTTCCCGATGTGAATTACAGTAAATCAATATTTACCTAGCTCATATCTCCTGAACTGATTTCCCGATGTGAATTACAGTAAATTAATATTTACCTTGCTCATATCTCCTGAACTGATTTCCGAATGTGAATTACAGTAAATCAATATTTACCTTGCTCATATTCCCAATGTGAATTACAGTAAATTAATATTTACCTTGCTCATATCTCCTGAACTGATTTCCGAATGTGAATTACAGTAAATCAATATTTACCTTGCTCATATTCCCAATGTGAATTACAGTAAATTAATATTTACCTTGCTCATATCTCCTGAACTGATTTCCCGATGTGAATATTTACTCTGTCATTTGTGATCTGCTGATTATTTATGATGCCTGGACATCGATTCCTAAGCATCCTTTTGATTTTCCATGATAACGAGTTGTTTCAGTCTGTTTACTCCCCTCTCTTTTACTATTGATTTCATATTGAACATAAGATAGGACAATGTTATTGATTTCTATAGTTGTGTCATGTTATGCACCCATTCCTTAACAAGATTTCCAGATGCTGCAGTGGTAGGGGGCTTTGTGTTGCTGAATGAAGCAAATTCGGTCAAAGGTGATCCAGGGAAGAAAAGAAGTAagtcatctttaaaaaaaattccagttatttttaaaaaaggagaATCAGTACATGTTTAGTACAGAAACATTGCTTTAGCAAATGGACTTCTATAGATACCCCCAGTCAGAAACATTACCAGtatgagatcgactttacccatgcgAGATTTTTCTGCCTTGCATGGTTGCGAATTCattgattgtgacatcatatattttctatggtttacgttacacagtgaagtaaaatactttgtattgttttctttaattttcaatttgatatagcttTTTGGTAGACAAACTTTGGTTTTTGAGATTACACTTATAGAGTAAACCATTTTCAGATAATGCTCTTTCTGCctgtctaattagtttttgcattgaagttcaaatgaggattttgatcaTATTGAATTTCTCAAAAGATCTgattttatgcactaaactgtagatacatgtaaatgagaaaaataatccttcattatttactcatgtgggatagggaaattccacctctggaacaaatTCAGTCTAGGACTGGACAAAACTTCATCCTAGActgaatcttgtcccctcggtggaatttccctatcccacactcgtactaatgaaggattctattaatctccCACTCCCAGACATGATTTTGTTCATTATTTGTTATGATTTACTTTTCAGTTTTATCCATGGTAGGACTGGGGTTTGTAGCCATTTTCTTCAGTCTCCTCCTATCTGTGTTCAGGTCCAAATACCAGGGCTACCCGTACAGGTAACACATAGACTGTCAATATTTaatgttacatttaaatttatctgtaaacttttacaCTGCCTTTATTGACATGCACATAGAATGTTTatgttgtttaatttttttctttcagtttcCTGTTTAAGTAGATGAAACTCCAGTAGATGTCTCGCGTGTTTATTTTAATGAGTAAAAGACCGTGGAACAGAGTTGTGGGTGTTTTAATATACTAAGGAGAGAAATGTGTACTTATGTGTGAATGTACAGGTGAAAGATTTTTGGACTACGTGGTGTTGTGTTGAGATGTCTTATTCATATTTTAATATAAAGGAAAATGCCAACAGCATAGCTGCCATGTTAATGTGAGAAGCATTGAGAatcatttcaaatacatgtagtgcaatctcaaaattttaattaaaagttTCTGTAAGAAATCTGTGTTGTCTTCCTATTTACACAAGACACTTAATACACTGTAGTTCACCTGTgcagaaaatgaaatttaattgaagtacatgtaaacTGTTCGTGTATAATCGTttgaaattcaagtttgttccaaGGAAAAACCACGCCACTATTCAAGCAGAGATAAtttggaaatgataagtatagAATTGGGAGTCTAAAATCCTGAACCAGAAAAGCCCGAACTTgcaagaaaatttaaatt is part of the Ostrea edulis chromosome 2, xbOstEdul1.1, whole genome shotgun sequence genome and harbors:
- the LOC125679947 gene encoding tumor suppressor candidate 3-like isoform X2, producing MATVNAIFLVFAILFAVIGSLNAVPKKKEDSLGEKVSQLTEWNNKKAVIRMNGDKFRQYVKTAPRNYSVVVMLTALQPQRQCSVCRQANDEYTILANSWRYYQQYSNKLFFAMVDYDEGSDVFSAMKLNTAPVFMHFPAKNKPKKGDTMDIHRVGFSAEQIAKWVAERTDINIRVFRPPNYSGTMALALLFALIGGLLYLKRNNLEFLYNKTVWGVLALFVIFAMTSGQMWNHIRGPPVMHKNPSTGQINYIHGSSQGQFIAETYIVFFLNAAVVGGFVLLNEANSVKGDPGKKRILSMVGLGFVAIFFSLLLSVFRSKYQGYPYSFLFK
- the LOC125679947 gene encoding tumor suppressor candidate 3-like isoform X1, which encodes MATVNAIFLVFAILFAVIGSLNAVPKKKEDSLGEKVSQLTEWNNKKAVIRMNGDKFRQYVKTAPRNYSVVVMLTALQPQRQCSVCRQANDEYTILANSCLCLCFRQANDEYTILANSWRYYQQYSNKLFFAMVDYDEGSDVFSAMKLNTAPVFMHFPAKNKPKKGDTMDIHRVGFSAEQIAKWVAERTDINIRVFRPPNYSGTMALALLFALIGGLLYLKRNNLEFLYNKTVWGVLALFVIFAMTSGQMWNHIRGPPVMHKNPSTGQINYIHGSSQGQFIAETYIVFFLNAAVVGGFVLLNEANSVKGDPGKKRILSMVGLGFVAIFFSLLLSVFRSKYQGYPYSFLFK